A region from the Brassica napus cultivar Da-Ae chromosome C8, Da-Ae, whole genome shotgun sequence genome encodes:
- the LOC106429665 gene encoding UPF0725 protein EMB2204-like — protein sequence MEELDFFKSPDEFPPRRGGYGLVHVDCVGKRGYTNSALVNLYAKLGLHRYNWLEGTNFELDSIMKFNMRGAASPYYITLVACLPSSGLQQIFQVLVEEERLGILDLTCPISRPQGTESSKKESTPFLRPHSEPVSATHQDRLLGWTKSVIPWPSSEIGFSDTKRFYMLNESELQCDWISLYVELAICTSHRWFKARDLSNFELEIVQVAIESLHDKEPPSLKSKAAVIYIAYKDLAKARTGEPYHYQVVVRRVINEATGTLSIQGDCWIAAAATASGLRSSPTS from the exons ATGGAGGAGCTGGAT TTTTTCAAGTCCCCCGACGAGTTTCCACCAAGACGTGGTGGCTATGGCCTGGTACATGTAGATTGTGTTGGAAAGCGTGGATACACTAACAGTGCCTTGGTGAATCTTTATGCCAAGCTCGGCCTTCATCGCTACAACTGGTTAGAg GGGACAAACTTTGAGCTAGATAGCATAATGAAATTCAACATGCGTGGTGCTGCATCTCCTTACTACATAACCTTGGTTGCGTGCCTTCCATCCAGCGGTTTGCAGCAGATCTTTCAGGTTCTCGTAGAGGAAGAACGTCTTGGCATTTTAGATTTGACATGCCCCATCTCTAGACCTCAAG GGACCGAGAGTTCAAAGAAGGAGTCAACTCCTTTCTTACGTCCACATTCCGAGCCAGTGTCTGCTACCCACCAAGACAGATTGCTTGGCTGGACCAAGTCAGTAATTCCATGGCCCTCCTCCGAGATTGGTTTCAGTGACACAAAGCGTTTTTACATG ttGAATGAATCTGAGTTGCAATGTGATTGGATTTCTTTGTATGTGGAACTTGCAATCTGTACTTCCCATAGGTGGTTTAAAGCT AGGGATCTCTCTAACTTTGAGTTGGAGATTGTCCAAGTGGCCATAGAATCTCTTCATGATAAGGAGCCACCAAGTCTCAAGTCTAAAGCTGCGGTCATCTACATAGCATACAAGGATTTGGCCAAGGCTAGGACTGGTGAGCCTTATCACTACCAAGTTGTGGTGAGACGAGTCATCAACGAAGCTACAGGAACATTGAGCATCCAAGGTGATTGCTGGATTGCAGCAGCAGCAACGGCTTCGGGCCTCCGCTCTTCCCCCACGAGTTGA